From the Coffea eugenioides isolate CCC68of chromosome 1, Ceug_1.0, whole genome shotgun sequence genome, the window gagttggGCAtctggtccgccgaaccctttgtttcgccttagggtgaggtggggctgtcacaggttgTGATTCCTCAatttttaggatcatcttttgtttagtctcaaagaagATACTACagtttctttaatttatttttattttaaaacattattttgttttaaagaagaaactaaagttatttctttgggtttgatttaaaaccttgttttattttaaaagactggaaaccctaaaagtctaatcaaaaccctagtttcacttgtgactgaccgttttctcaaatttctcatattttaaccgaaacattaaattcaatttatggaattgtaaaacccctcacgtttttcttaaaaatgcccttttatttggaaattattcatttattatggccctactacccaatcaccccacaataagtgtaaatgaatatagaagtaagggttttcgtTGTCCGTTTCCAAGAtggagcgaattagggttttcacattttttcgtagtgtgactattcggtacggagtgaggatcaaatttggtaggtaagagtgacttttggatgagaaaatattatatgattagaagtgataataataagttagtcattagaagttaaaaaccctaatatacgtgatttaagaaaaaatggctcaaccgacgggtatcgatcactaccgattgaacccaccacttgaccaccacttccctaccaccacatacccttgatatttttacaaaatatccccctcatcctcagccttaTAACCGAaacatgtggcccaaaatgcaaggaaaagaaagagaaattttagttggttttggtgatGACAAGTGTGAATCACCTATGGCTTCTTAAAcaaccttttgtcttgccttcttatccctCATTTGAgctcattcttcctcatttttttctGGTCAGCCGTGAATAAGAAAGAGAGAAAGCGCAAGAGAAAACaacttcaatccatcttgagtttgaaccatttgagtgcaatcaagaaaaactaaaccgattaatcactagtctGGAGCTTGgaaagcttaaggaaccaaagatttcaaggagaggtgaaggatcatccttGCAAGCTtgtgtcttgaggtataatggctgatcaaccatttcttttccataaatcatgattaagttgggtattaatgttagtatagtgcttgtgatgcttgtttcaaagagttttgatgattggatggatgacctttgagttagggtttcttatgggttggtgttgtatgatgcatatatgtGGTATATGACCTTGTAAAGGTAGTAGtattggtagtttcaaggtgaaaatatgaattatagcttgaaataacaaaaattccagatttctggaaatcttagcttcagttctgtccggttctatttcatcatgttagaggctgaactagatttagtacaaaacatgaaagctgtatagaatgacattttatggttgtctaaaaaatttcagctcaatcagagtaacgtaacttgtgaaaagaccaGAATACCCTccctgccctaggatgcatccagtgatccgttttagacagttcatccaattgaccgtgtctattcactatgatccgtgctgatttagccattttttaaaacatgaaagtttagtaatttgtcttagcttttcaacgcctccaagaacgttttaaacggactttggtagcttgagatatggccatttgaatgcagtacggttaattagccgattagttggaatttggttctgtgaattgggaatttgactgggttacactggaatttggactaagtgatctgcATCAAAATTGTAACCCtctatcttagcttcaaaacagtataaattgcatcccaatccgataagcgtagcttcagttgtgtccgttacgcaaaaacacatcaaatctgtgttttgttaaacttcattttcgcacatgtcgttagcttgattttgtacctgTATggccttgagcctattgaacagctattgaaatgagattattttgtatgtaactttgggtttgtttgaggaaaagattgaagccataaatggctggaaaatgggtaaacacaaggggcatgccgccaaattttcacgagaaagataaactagcctttggagttctagttctgtattttACAAATTTAACTTGGATGCACTGAAAAATGGGTCGAggtatcttcatggaagttgtaaccttttgtctaaggTTCGAGACACCATCTcatacattttgatccgataaccacagttccagttatgggcaaatcgtgtaacccgtttggtaccattttcattttcacggacgcgcacgtgcatttctcaaccgtttttgccgttttggaccgtttagatctacttttggtattttattttcattccggccgtttcggccaatttcgacattcttttggccttaacgtcattttttacccttttttttattatttttgaccgttttcgatcgtattcgatcgtttaagttataaactgctattgtgtggccatttcacttatgtgtgtatatattctgtcaatacagattgtgaggcttttgacggtgacggtcaagctcagtgaattgtatcatttttcgtgccaagctttatcaagtgtgtaattgggttgttattgatgtgaaattgttaatgtgctttgtatatgttaaatgggtacttaggcgagaatgtactttatctcactcgacctaaacccatcatttgttttgatttcatatttgagaatacatgccttatgttgagtaacacccttttgctgtgtgctgatgggggtgattacatgacttgagtatcgcccttttgctgtgtgctgatgggggtgattacatgacttgaattaaaccccatttgctatgtgctgtttggggtaagtactttgttgtgtactttgttgagagataccatctattgagagatcggatatcttaaggcttggttccagcccggttccaagggttagacgaactattcgagccagttggggcttggtcgaagatagttccatgctaaccttgggatttagttccttgttaaagctttgacgaaagctaagttattttgtttcgctcgagctgctgtgtgctgttgactggccagcgggggttgataaggtggacggagagtagtgtaagtggagtctacggaccatgagtatattggttgatggagtgtcaacaggctttcaagctcggggaattgaactgacTTTGGaaccacccgtatcctaccattgtgatgttatttttttttattattgatgtgaaataacctgattattgttatttggatgtgagtttatACTTAtacccctgattactcactaagcatatagcttaccccattccatttgttttccttagcagggggccgacgcggggatcgctcgagaaggtgtttagtcttttgattaaagaatagttgaatttatacttgttataagttgactagtaagatgtatatagttgtcgtggtggttgtagttatcagcttttctagggtttactttctggtactcgtgatatgtaattcttggagaatcgGATGTAATATTTGGGATTTATCTTGtatttcatttgaggactgttgtaagtgagtgagtcctggcgcgagttgggcatgcggtccgccgaaccctttggttcgccttagggtgaggtggggctgtcacaggttgTGATACCTCAatttttaggatcatcttttgtttagtctcaaagaagATACTACagtttctttaatttatttttattttaaaacattattttgttttaaagaagaaactaaagttatttctttgggtttgatttaaaaccttgttttattttaaaagactggaaaccctaaaagtctaatcaataccctagtttcacttgtgactgaccgttttctcaaatttctcatattttaaccgaaaccttaaattcaatttatggaattgtaaaacccctcacgttttttttttttaaaacaaacctGTTTTATTCATCAAAACCAGAACACAATGCCAAGGAATCATCCAGATCCCTACATCCTAAGAGAAAAAcgaaaactacaaaaattctgcaTGTCCAGAGATAAAAGCCCCCTGGAGTGCAGGGGCAACTGAGACGCTGACGTGAAAATAGATCGAGAGCCACACTCCACCCCAAACGTTGTGAGCGAGTCCGCCACCATGTTCCCCTCCAGGTAGCAATGACCAAACTGATGGCCAGCAGAAGTAACCAGACGAACAGGACGAACAACTGGCCGAATCACCGCAGGAACCCCCCAAACCCCCTTTAAACAATTGACTAATACCAAGCAATCAGATTCAACAAACATCTGCGAAATCCCTAAGCTGTACCCCAGCTGAAGCCCTAACAAGAGAGCCCGAGCCTCAGCCTGCAGGGAATCCAGAGAGCCAAAAGAATCCGCAAAAGCAATAATGAGTTTTTCCCTCGAATCCCTAATCACCCCACCGCCCCCACTACCACCGACCGTAAAACAACCGTCAGTGTTAAGCTTAAAAGAACCCTCCACAGGGAAAGTCCACCTCACCGCCTTAGCTACTAACACCCTTCTGGCCGAAGACAAAACCTCTAGGAACCCCTCCCACTGGCAAGGGAAAAGCGCGATCCCTGGAAAGTGGATTTGAGCTAACCTTTGCAATTCGGAACAGATAGAAACCGGAACCTGAACCCCAGAAACCTTGCACCCCTCAAACCTGGATGCATTCCTGGCACGCCATAAGAACCATAGAATAAGGACCGGAAGAATCCGGGACACCCAGCGGAGCGCCTTCCCTTTAACAGGGGACATCCACCAATCAGAACATCGAGACCTAACGGCCACACCTCGTACAGACACTCCTAAGAAGCGCTCAAAGAACATCCAAGTCACACCCGCCAATTGACCAGTAGAGAACACATGCTGCAACGTTTCACCTTGGGCCGGCAAGCAACAATGACACTTAGAAGGACCATGAATCTGGAATTTCCGCAGCACATCATCCACTGGCAGATGGCCATTTAGTAAACGCCACATGAAGAAGGAAAATTTCCGTGGAACGGACGACTGCCAAATATAGGAACACACCCAGGAGCGAGCTCGAGCCGGGCGAACAAGCTGATAAGCAGACCTCAACGAAAAAACCCCTGAGGGATCCAAGCTCCAGACCAAAGCATCCGGGTCCGatccaaaacaaaagaaggaCCCCTGAACCATTTCTATAATCTCCGAGGGGAACCCCGCTAAAGCCAAGTAGTCCCATTGACCCTCTCGTAAAAAATCCGAGACCATCGCATTTGATGCCAAATCAGGATACCGCCATGCCAAAGGGCCCAAACCACTCCAGTTGTCCCACCAAAAAGCCACCTCTCCCCTAGACAGATCCCACTTTAACCATTGCTCCATCGACGACCGGACCCCAAGCATACGCTTGCAACTAGCAGACAGCTGAGCAGGAAACGGAGCTTGATTCGGGTGTCGAGACCCAAAATATCGTGCTCTCATAAATTTCGCCCAAAGAGATTGACCACACCGAAACATCCACCATAATTTACAGGAGAACGCCGCAACGACCGCCTGGAGGGACCGAAACCCAACCCCCCCTTCCTCCTCCGGGAAGCAAAGCTTCTCCCACTTCGCCCAATGACGTTTGGCACCAAATTCCGATTCGCCCCAAAAGAATCTAGCAAGCATCCGCTCGAGGTCAGAGATAACCCCCCATGGAGGTTCCAAAACTGCCAGCATATGAATCGGCATGGACGACAATACATGCTTAATAACCAATGCTCGCGCACTCATTGATAACCATCGGCCCTGCCAAGACGAAATTCGGTGAGATACTTTGGAGAGTAACTCAGCGAATAAAGACCTCACTCTTCTCCCCCCAAACAATGGGCAACCCAAATAGGTTACTGGCAAACTCTTAGCAGGGAACCCAGTGACCTGCGCAATTAACCTCCTACGGACCAACGAGACCTTCCTATCTACCAGAAAACAGCTCTTCGCAACATTCACCAACTGCCCAGATACCCCCTGATAGCCCTCCAGCACCCGCATGACACACCCAAGGGACCGCTTACCACCGTTGGAGAAGATTATTACGTCATCTGCATAAGCAAGATGTGTGAGAGGAGGGCATTCCCGCGTCACGAAGAACGGGGCAAACGTCGACTCCCCCGGTAACTCATTCAAGCTTCTAGACAACACCTCAGCCGCTATAATAAATAAAGCTTGAGATAATGGGTCCCCTTGCCGTAGACCCCGAGACGAACGGAAAAAACCACACGGCTTTCCGTTAACCAATACTGAGAAGTGGCACGAAGAAATTAACCTCCAAACCATATCCAGCCATTGCTCCCCAAACCCAAACCTACGCATGACCTGGATCAAGAAATTCCACGACACCCGATCATATGCCTTGGCCATGTCCAATTTAAGGACAACATTGGATCCCCGGACCTTCTTCCCCAAGGCTGAACACATCTCTACGGCCAAAAGTATGTTATCCGATATCTGGCGACCCTTCACAAAGCCACTCTGCTGCTGCGAGATAAGTCGTGGCAACACACGCTCCAAACGTCGCGCCAACAGCTTAGACATAATTTTATTAACAAAGTTACACAAGCTGATAGGGCGAAAGTCTGAGAAGGATGACGGCCCAGGAGTCTTAGGGATCAGGGCCAACCACGTAGCAGTGTACCCCCAAGACAGCTTCGCACCTGTAAAAAAATCACAAACAGCCCGATAAACCTCTCCCTTCACAATATCCCAACATGAAGTGAAGAATGATCATGTGAAACCATCCGGACCCGGACTACTACCACCATCTAGTTGAAAAACCACAGCCTTGACTTCCTCCTCCGTCGGAAACTGCTGGAGCTCCATGTTATCTTGCACAGTGATAACCGAAGGTATAACCTCTAGCATCGAAAGATCCATCGGCCCATGTCCTGGTTGCGACAAAATGTCCGCAAAGAAAGTGGTCGCCATCTCTTCAATCCTGGAGGGCTCTTCCGTCCATACCCCATTCGTATCCTTCATCCGATGGATGAAAGACCGAGCCCTCCGCTGCTTTACTTGTGCATGGAAGAATTTGGAATTGGCATCACCTTCCCTAAGCCACCGAAGTCGTGCCTTCTGACGCCAGTAAGCGGCCTCCCGTAACAGGGACATCTTGAGCGCCCCTTGCGCCCGGAGGAGCTGGAATTCACCCTCCCCCGAGGGACACTCCTCCAAAGAGCGTTCCAGTGCCAACACTGTTGCCTCATCTTCCTTGACACGGTCAAAAATGTTGCAAAATGTCTCCTTATTCCATGTACGCAAAGCCTGCTTGACCGCCTTTAACTTCGCGAGTAGAACCCGAATGGGCCGCCCATCGCACTCCTCCTTCCACGCTTGACGAACTACATTATGAAAATCCGCATGTGACCTCCAAACGTCCAAGAAACGAAAACTCTTAGGCGCCCCACCCATGGCCAAAGAACAAGACAATAACAAGGGGGAATGATCAGAGGCAACCCTATTCAAATGAGCCACCGTCGTGTTCACCCCTAAACTCAACCAATCCTGGTTAACGAGTACCCTGTCCAGGCATTTCCAAACCATGGCTCTGCCCCAACGATTATTGCACCAGGTGAACTGAGACCCAGAGAACCCTAAATCTGTTAACTCAGCACCCTCCATGAAACTCAGGAAAGGCTCCGACTCCCTAGCACGAAATGGGCGACCCCCTTTCTTTTCATTCGCCCCGACAATGACGTTAAAATCCCCTAAAAAAATTGCCGGCATCCCTTGAGGGCACACCTCTCCTAACTGTTGCCACAGCGCCTCCCTATCAAGAGAGGCACACGACGCATGGACAAAGACCGCTACAACAGAGCAACGAAAAATAGCATGTGTAACCTCCAACGCCAAGAACTGGTGTGAGGCGACCAACAAATCACACCTATAGTCTTGCCCGTACATCACCCAAATCCGACTCTCATCGTTGGAGATAGCATGACGAAAACCCAGCCTATTCCGAATAAAATCAAGCCGCTCGCGACCCGCCTTTGGTTCGCACATCGCTAACAAAGAAACCTGATGCATCCGCTTCAACTTCCTCAAACGTGCAATGGTGAGAGCATTATCCACTCCTCTGACGTTCCAAAACATAGCCTTAATCATGATCGTGGTCGTAGAAAGTAAGGGGGGGGTGAATCACCTTTTCTCCTATTGCGACGGCTCACCACCGTTTGCCACTCCTCTGGGTTTTCCAAAGCATCCAACCGCGTCTGCACCACATCCCTAACATCCGCCTTGCGAGGAGAAAGATTAAGGTTAGCGACCATAGCCCCCTGTTGCTCCCTCACCTCCACCCTGACCTGCTCCATTGAACCCGCCAGCTCAAGACCACCTCTCCCAAGCTCCCCCAATTCCAGGTCAGCCCCTATGGACGACTCATCGGAGTTGTCGATTACTTGATCAGCCAACCTGTGAATGAGGTTGTCAGCAGCGGAAGCAATCGCCTCCTCCACCAGCTCCGCCACCTGAAACGGGGACGACGGTGGATTGGCAGGCAGGACACCCAAATCTATTGTCAAAACTGGCGCAGCAGCTGACCCCAAACCTGATTCTAACTCACCCCTCGTCACAACCATACGTTCAAGCCCAAGCTGTTGGGGTTGTGCAGAAAAGATCTGCTCTACATTCGCAGGCAACAGAAGAGCATCCGAGCACAACTTGCCTGATAATGTTCGTTCTAATGCCCGCGGCACAACCACACCTGCAAGCCCAGGTTGTTGGGACTGAGCCAAAGTGATCTGCTCCGCACCTTCAGTCGCAGGTAATAACGGAGCATCAGAGCCCATCCCTGAAACTGCTCCCTCCAAAGCCACAGGGAGCTCCTCCACCCCAGGTAAAACTGCAGCCCCACTGCCATCAGCCGCATCTAGCGACTCCCCTGCACCCACCAGAGGCTTTGAAAATGCAATCAACTTACCCCCATCATCCAATTCTACAGCACAACCAGGGACCTTCAGAGTCGGCCCCTTTGACACTCGCATC encodes:
- the LOC113769223 gene encoding uncharacterized protein LOC113769223, with the protein product MIKAMFWNVRGVDNALTIARLRKLKRMHQVSLLAMCEPKAGRERLDFIRNRLGFRHAISNDESRIWVMYGQDYRCDLLVASHQFLALEVTHAIFRCSVVAVFVHASCASLDREALWQQLGEVCPQGMPAIFLGDFNVIVGANEKKGGRPFRARESEPFLSFMEGAELTDLGFSGSQFTWCNNRWGRAMVWKCLDRVLVNQDWLSLGVNTTVAHLNRVASDHSPLLLSCSLAMGGAPKSFRFLDVWRSHADFHNVVRQAWKEECDGRPIRVLLAKLKAVKQALRTWNKETFCNIFDRVKEDEATVLALERSLEECPSGEGEFQLLRAQGALKMSLLREAAYWRQKARLRWLREGDANSKFFHAQVKQRRARSFIHRMKDTNGVWTEEPSRIEEMATTFFADILSQPGHGPMDLSMLEVIPSVITVQDNMELQQFPTEEEVKAVVFQLDGGSSPGPDGFT